Proteins found in one Bacillus subtilis subsp. subtilis str. 168 genomic segment:
- the serC gene encoding phosphoserine aminotransferase (Evidence 1a: Function from experimental evidences in the studied strain; PubMedId: 4337849, 16233211; Product type e: enzyme), which yields MERTTNFNAGPAALPLEVLQKAQKEFIDFNESGMSVMELSHRSKEYEAVHQKAKSLLIELMGIPEDYDILFLQGGASLQFSMLPMNFLTPEKTAHFVMTGAWSEKALAETKLFGNTSITATSETDNYSYIPEVDLTDVKDGAYLHITSNNTIFGTQWQEFPNSPIPLVADMSSDILSRKIDVSKFDVIYGGAQKNLGPSGVTVVIMKKSWLQNENANVPKILKYSTHVKADSLYNTPPTFAIYMLSLVLEWLKENGGVEAVEQRNEQKAQVLYSCIDESNGFYKGHARKDSRSRMNVTFTLRDDELTKTFVQKAKDAKMIGLGGHRSVGGCRASIYNAVSLEDCEKLAAFMKKFQQENE from the coding sequence ATGGAACGTACAACGAATTTTAACGCAGGTCCTGCAGCGCTGCCACTGGAAGTTCTGCAAAAAGCACAGAAAGAATTTATTGATTTTAACGAATCCGGCATGTCTGTTATGGAGCTTTCCCACCGCAGCAAAGAGTATGAAGCGGTGCACCAAAAAGCGAAAAGCCTCTTAATCGAACTGATGGGCATTCCGGAAGATTACGATATCTTGTTTCTTCAAGGCGGGGCAAGCCTTCAATTCTCAATGCTTCCGATGAACTTTTTAACACCTGAAAAAACCGCACATTTTGTGATGACCGGCGCTTGGTCTGAAAAAGCACTGGCAGAAACGAAACTGTTCGGGAACACGTCTATCACCGCTACAAGTGAAACAGACAATTACAGTTATATTCCAGAGGTTGACCTTACGGATGTAAAAGACGGCGCATATTTACATATCACATCCAACAATACAATTTTCGGCACTCAGTGGCAGGAGTTTCCGAATTCTCCAATTCCGCTCGTAGCCGACATGTCCAGCGATATTTTAAGCAGAAAAATCGATGTGTCCAAATTTGATGTGATCTACGGAGGCGCCCAAAAGAACCTCGGCCCTTCCGGCGTGACTGTAGTCATCATGAAAAAAAGCTGGCTGCAAAATGAAAATGCGAACGTCCCAAAAATCTTGAAATATTCCACGCATGTCAAAGCGGATTCACTCTACAACACTCCGCCGACATTTGCGATTTATATGCTGAGCCTCGTTCTGGAATGGCTCAAGGAAAACGGCGGTGTGGAAGCTGTTGAACAGCGCAATGAACAAAAAGCGCAGGTTCTCTACAGCTGTATTGATGAAAGCAACGGCTTCTATAAAGGACATGCCAGAAAAGACAGCCGCTCACGCATGAATGTCACATTCACGCTTCGGGATGACGAATTAACGAAAACATTCGTTCAGAAAGCAAAAGATGCGAAGATGATCGGCCTTGGCGGACACCGTTCGGTGGGAGGCTGCCGCGCTTCTATTTATAACGCGGTCTCTCTCGAAGACTGTGAAAAATTAGCTGCGTTCATGAAGAAATTCCAGCAGGAAAATGAG
- the hinT gene encoding promiscuous Hit-family phosphohydrolase, adenosine phosphoramidase (Evidence 2a: Function from experimental evidences in other organisms; PubMedId: 9579061, 15703176, 16934294, 17217311, 26181368, 28516732; Product type e : enzyme) has translation MHCAENCIFCKIIAGDIPSAKVYEDEHVLAFLDISQVTKGHTLVIPKTHIENVYEFTDELAKQYFHAVPKIARAIRDEFEPIGLNTLNNNGEKAGQSVFHYHMHIIPRYGKGDGFGAVWKTHADDYKPEDLQNISSSIAKRLASS, from the coding sequence ATGCATTGTGCAGAGAATTGTATCTTTTGTAAAATTATTGCCGGCGACATTCCATCAGCGAAGGTGTATGAAGATGAACATGTACTTGCCTTTCTTGATATCAGCCAAGTGACAAAAGGCCATACGCTTGTCATTCCGAAAACACATATTGAGAATGTATATGAATTTACAGATGAATTAGCAAAACAATATTTCCATGCTGTTCCAAAAATCGCCCGCGCTATCCGGGATGAATTTGAACCGATCGGCTTAAATACGCTGAACAATAACGGCGAAAAAGCTGGACAATCTGTGTTCCACTACCATATGCATATTATCCCTCGCTACGGAAAAGGAGATGGATTCGGAGCGGTTTGGAAAACGCATGCTGATGATTATAAACCGGAGGATCTGCAGAACATCTCTTCCTCTATCGCAAAACGCCTGGCCTCATCATAA
- the ecsA gene encoding ABC transporter (ATP-binding protein) (Evidence 1a: Function from experimental evidences in the studied strain; PubMedId: 8581172, 10027970, 11807061, 18599827, 26735940; Product type t : transporter): MSLLSVKDLTGGYTRNPVLKNVSFTLEPNQIVGLIGLNGAGKSTTIRHIIGLMDPHKGSIELNGKTFAEDPEGYRSQFTYIPETPVLYEELTLMEHLELTAMAYGLSKETMEKRLPPLLKEFRMEKRLKWFPAHFSKGMKQKVMIMCAFLAEPALYIIDEPFLGLDPLAINALLERMNEAKKGGASVLMSTHILATAERYCDSFIILHNGEVRARGTLSELREQFGMKDAALDDLYLELTKEDAGHE; the protein is encoded by the coding sequence ATGTCTCTGCTATCGGTAAAAGACTTGACCGGCGGATATACAAGGAATCCGGTTTTAAAAAACGTATCATTCACCCTTGAACCGAATCAAATTGTCGGCTTAATCGGGCTGAATGGTGCTGGTAAAAGTACAACAATCAGACACATCATCGGGCTGATGGACCCGCATAAAGGTTCAATCGAATTAAACGGTAAAACGTTTGCTGAGGATCCGGAAGGCTACCGTTCACAATTTACCTATATACCTGAAACACCTGTTTTATACGAAGAATTGACGCTGATGGAGCATCTTGAACTAACAGCCATGGCATATGGACTGTCAAAAGAAACGATGGAGAAAAGGCTGCCTCCGCTACTAAAGGAATTCCGAATGGAAAAGAGGCTGAAGTGGTTCCCGGCCCATTTTTCTAAAGGAATGAAGCAGAAGGTTATGATTATGTGCGCATTTTTGGCAGAGCCTGCGCTCTACATTATTGATGAGCCTTTTCTAGGGCTTGATCCGCTTGCCATTAACGCGCTGCTTGAACGGATGAATGAAGCGAAAAAAGGCGGGGCGAGCGTGCTGATGTCAACACACATTTTGGCAACGGCAGAACGCTATTGCGATTCGTTTATTATTTTACATAACGGCGAGGTGCGGGCGCGCGGCACGCTGTCAGAGCTCAGAGAGCAGTTTGGAATGAAGGACGCGGCGCTGGACGATTTGTATCTTGAGCTTACAAAGGAAGACGCTGGCCATGAATAA
- the ecsB gene encoding ABC transporter (permease subunit) (Evidence 1a: Function from experimental evidences in the studied strain; PubMedId: 8581172, 10027970, 15175311, 15849754, 16850406, 18599827, 21665535, 26735940; Product type t: transporter), whose product MNNMLDIWQSRLQEHIKETRTYMKYMLNDHLVIVLIFFLAGAASWYSKWIRDIPAHFPSFWVMAVLFSLVLTSSYVRTLLKEADLVFLLPLEAKMEPYLKQAFVYSYVSQLFPLIALSIVAMPLYFAVTPGASLVSYAAVFVQLLLLKAWNQVMEWRTTFQNDRSMKRMDVIIRFAANTLVLYFVFQSVYMYALLVYVIMAVLYLYMSSAAKRKTFKWESHIESELRRKQRFYRIANLFTDVPHLRKQAKRRAYLDFLLRLVPFEQRKTFAYMFTRAFLRSSDYLGILVRLTIVFALIIMYVSASPLIAAVLTVFAIFITGIQLLPLFGHFDHLALQELYPVQKETKLKSYFSLLKTALSIQALLMSVASAYAAGLTGFLYALIGSAVLIFVVLPAYMTTRLKKHGKL is encoded by the coding sequence ATGAATAATATGCTTGATATTTGGCAGTCGCGGCTGCAGGAGCATATCAAAGAAACAAGAACATACATGAAATATATGCTCAACGATCACCTCGTCATTGTTTTGATTTTTTTTCTAGCGGGCGCTGCAAGCTGGTACAGCAAATGGATACGGGACATTCCCGCTCACTTTCCGTCCTTTTGGGTGATGGCCGTGCTGTTTTCGCTCGTATTGACAAGCTCTTATGTGCGAACGCTTTTGAAGGAGGCTGACCTTGTTTTCTTATTGCCTCTTGAAGCAAAAATGGAGCCTTACTTGAAGCAGGCGTTTGTCTACAGCTATGTGTCTCAGCTGTTTCCGCTGATTGCGCTGAGCATCGTTGCGATGCCGCTTTATTTCGCAGTCACTCCGGGAGCTTCGCTCGTATCGTATGCCGCGGTCTTTGTCCAACTGTTGCTGCTGAAAGCGTGGAATCAGGTAATGGAATGGCGAACGACTTTCCAAAACGACCGCAGCATGAAACGGATGGACGTCATCATTCGCTTTGCGGCGAATACACTCGTTCTTTATTTTGTTTTCCAATCTGTTTATATGTATGCGCTTCTCGTCTATGTCATTATGGCTGTTCTTTATCTGTATATGTCTTCCGCAGCAAAACGGAAAACATTTAAATGGGAGAGCCATATTGAGTCCGAATTGAGACGAAAGCAGCGTTTCTATCGGATTGCCAACCTGTTTACTGATGTGCCGCATTTGCGAAAGCAAGCCAAACGCAGAGCTTATCTCGACTTTTTGCTGCGGCTTGTGCCGTTTGAACAGCGCAAAACATTTGCCTATATGTTCACCCGCGCCTTTTTGCGTTCGAGCGATTATTTGGGCATTCTTGTCAGATTAACGATCGTTTTCGCGCTGATCATTATGTATGTCTCAGCCAGCCCGCTGATTGCCGCGGTTTTGACTGTGTTTGCCATTTTCATTACGGGCATTCAGCTTCTGCCGCTCTTCGGTCACTTTGACCATCTGGCGCTTCAAGAGCTGTACCCTGTGCAAAAAGAAACAAAGCTGAAAAGCTATTTCTCTCTATTAAAAACTGCACTTAGTATTCAAGCGCTGCTGATGTCTGTTGCATCTGCCTATGCAGCCGGCTTGACCGGTTTTCTGTACGCGCTGATCGGTTCTGCCGTTCTGATTTTTGTTGTTTTGCCTGCTTATATGACGACCAGGCTGAAAAAGCACGGAAAGCTGTGA
- the ecsC gene encoding putative hydrolase (Evidence 3: Putative function from multiple computational evidences; PubMedId: 8581172, 10027970; Product type e: enzyme) produces the protein MTDNQLLMQEALEWKMHFLRKDSMFERFSKRVQTKVNERIPEKIHTVVTESVKKMVEATMAGSNIITYKKDTSALSLSEKNELAKKTIVSYQKVAAAEGVGTGAGGIFLSIADFPLLLSIKMKCLFTLSSIYGFDVKDAQERIFLLLVFQLAFSSDDGRKSLFSVIENWETEKKSIDWRVFQQEYRDYIDVVKLFQLLPGVGAAVGGIANYKLLAQLGETARHVFHLRILKETAGE, from the coding sequence ATGACAGATAATCAGCTGCTGATGCAGGAAGCTTTGGAATGGAAAATGCATTTTTTGCGAAAGGATTCCATGTTTGAACGCTTTTCGAAGCGTGTCCAGACGAAGGTGAATGAACGGATTCCTGAAAAAATCCATACGGTCGTCACCGAGAGTGTGAAAAAAATGGTAGAAGCGACAATGGCCGGCTCTAATATCATCACCTATAAAAAGGATACAAGTGCACTGTCGCTCAGTGAAAAAAACGAATTGGCGAAAAAAACGATTGTTTCTTATCAAAAAGTGGCAGCTGCTGAGGGAGTCGGCACCGGAGCGGGCGGCATTTTTTTAAGCATTGCTGATTTTCCGCTGCTGCTTTCAATTAAGATGAAGTGTTTATTTACCTTGTCTTCCATTTACGGCTTTGATGTCAAGGATGCACAAGAAAGGATATTTTTGCTGCTCGTGTTTCAGCTTGCGTTTTCGAGTGATGATGGCCGTAAGTCGCTTTTTTCTGTCATCGAAAATTGGGAGACGGAGAAAAAGAGCATCGACTGGAGAGTGTTCCAGCAGGAATATCGCGATTATATCGACGTCGTGAAGCTTTTTCAGCTTTTGCCGGGCGTAGGAGCGGCAGTCGGCGGAATTGCCAATTATAAGCTGCTTGCTCAGCTTGGAGAAACGGCAAGACATGTTTTTCATCTGAGGATATTAAAGGAAACAGCCGGAGAATAA
- the sndC gene encoding N-acetyl amino acid acetylase, promiscuous activity (Evidence 1a: Function from experimental evidences in the studied strain; PubMedId: 23944997; Product type e: enzyme) produces the protein MSISTLQKEINKQLDGCFEEMVEIRRHFHMYPELSFQEEKTAAFIASYYESLGVPIRTNVGGRGVLANIEGSEPGPTVALRADFDALPIQDEKDVPYASKVPGVMHACGHDGHTAALLAVAKVLHQNRHELKGTFVMIHQHAEEYYPGGAKPMIDDGCLENTDVIFGTHLWATEPLGTILCRPGAVMAAADRFTIKVFGKGGHGAHPHDTKDAVLIGSQIVSSLQHIVSRKVNPIQSAVISTGSFIADNPFNVIADQAVLIGTARSFDENVRDILEKEIEAVVKGICSMHGASYEYTYEQGYPAVVNHPAETNHLVSTAKNTEGVQQVIDGEPQMGGEDFAYYLQNVKGTFFFTGAAPEQPERVYSHHHPKFDINEKAMLTAAKVLAGAAITYHQL, from the coding sequence TTGTCCATATCCACACTGCAGAAAGAGATAAACAAACAGCTCGACGGCTGTTTTGAAGAAATGGTTGAGATCAGGCGCCATTTTCATATGTATCCTGAGCTCTCATTTCAAGAAGAAAAAACCGCCGCATTTATTGCTTCCTATTATGAATCGTTAGGAGTCCCAATCCGCACAAACGTTGGCGGTAGAGGGGTTTTAGCAAATATAGAAGGAAGCGAACCCGGCCCTACAGTCGCTTTGAGGGCCGACTTTGACGCTCTCCCCATTCAAGATGAAAAAGATGTCCCTTACGCCTCCAAAGTGCCTGGTGTCATGCATGCATGCGGCCACGACGGCCACACCGCAGCTCTTCTCGCAGTGGCCAAGGTCCTTCACCAAAACAGACATGAACTGAAGGGAACATTTGTGATGATCCACCAGCATGCAGAAGAATATTATCCTGGAGGCGCAAAGCCAATGATTGATGACGGATGTCTCGAAAACACGGATGTGATATTCGGCACTCATCTTTGGGCAACTGAGCCGCTCGGAACTATTCTCTGCCGCCCCGGCGCCGTAATGGCGGCGGCAGACCGATTTACGATTAAAGTCTTCGGAAAGGGCGGCCACGGCGCTCATCCGCATGATACTAAAGACGCCGTCCTAATCGGTTCGCAAATCGTTTCCTCTTTGCAGCACATTGTCAGCCGCAAAGTCAATCCGATTCAATCCGCCGTCATTTCGACAGGCTCCTTCATCGCCGACAATCCGTTTAATGTCATCGCAGACCAAGCAGTACTCATCGGCACAGCGCGTTCTTTTGATGAAAATGTCCGGGACATTCTGGAGAAAGAAATTGAAGCGGTTGTAAAAGGAATATGCAGCATGCACGGCGCGTCCTATGAGTACACCTATGAACAGGGTTATCCAGCGGTTGTGAACCATCCTGCAGAAACGAACCACTTGGTGAGCACCGCAAAGAATACCGAGGGCGTTCAGCAGGTCATTGACGGTGAACCACAAATGGGCGGCGAGGATTTTGCTTATTACTTACAAAACGTGAAGGGCACTTTTTTCTTTACAGGCGCCGCTCCCGAACAGCCAGAGCGAGTCTATTCCCACCACCATCCGAAATTTGATATCAACGAAAAAGCCATGCTGACAGCGGCCAAGGTCCTTGCCGGCGCTGCGATCACCTATCATCAGCTATAA
- the yhfA gene encoding putative transporter (Evidence 3: Putative function from multiple computational evidences; PubMedId: 15849754, 16850406, 12107147; Product type t: transporter), translated as MMEVGILPVHVLYVFFIGAIILFMLLRKDTTFISLFGIFIISLWASHSLSASVSSLFHSFIYAAGELLPTIFIICFIVSMSDLLTKTGINEAMISPFASLVRGPVTAYWLIGGLMFAISLFFWPSPGVALIGAVLLPAAARAGLTPLAAAMAMNLFGHGFALSGDFVIQAAPKLTADAAGIPVGDVVSASIPLVLIMGVTTTTAAFIMIQRERKKQEHPTSFSPVLSGEQDNSLYLPKRLRSILAFLIPLAFLADIACMLLFNLQGNDATALIGGSAICILFTVHFFVYKHKGLEKITGYFIDGFKFGFKVFGPVIPIAAFFYLGDSGYESILGTSLPKGSHGIVNDLGIALSHMMPMSKELAATALTAAGAITGLDGSGFSGISLAGSIAKLFSSALHADPAILTALGQISAIWVGGGTLVPWALIPAAAICKVDPFELARKNFIPVAIGLLVTTLAAVMML; from the coding sequence ATGATGGAAGTCGGGATTTTGCCTGTCCATGTTCTGTATGTGTTTTTTATCGGTGCAATTATCCTATTTATGCTGCTGAGAAAAGACACGACATTTATTTCTCTATTCGGCATTTTTATCATATCGCTATGGGCCAGCCATTCACTTTCAGCTTCTGTCAGCAGTTTATTCCACAGCTTTATCTATGCGGCCGGCGAACTGCTGCCCACGATTTTCATCATTTGCTTTATCGTTTCAATGAGTGATTTGTTAACAAAAACAGGGATAAATGAAGCGATGATTTCTCCCTTTGCAAGCCTTGTGAGAGGGCCTGTGACTGCCTATTGGCTGATTGGAGGCCTGATGTTCGCCATTTCTCTATTCTTCTGGCCTTCTCCGGGTGTCGCTTTGATCGGCGCCGTCCTGCTCCCCGCAGCCGCACGTGCCGGTTTGACGCCTCTTGCCGCGGCCATGGCCATGAACTTATTCGGACACGGTTTTGCCCTGTCAGGAGACTTTGTCATTCAGGCGGCGCCAAAGCTGACTGCGGATGCAGCAGGCATTCCAGTCGGTGATGTCGTCTCGGCCAGTATTCCGCTTGTGCTGATTATGGGTGTGACAACAACAACTGCTGCCTTTATCATGATTCAGCGCGAACGCAAAAAACAGGAGCATCCCACTTCTTTTTCCCCCGTTCTTTCCGGCGAACAAGACAACTCGCTGTACTTGCCAAAACGCCTGCGGTCCATACTGGCTTTTTTGATTCCGCTTGCCTTTCTTGCAGATATCGCCTGCATGCTCTTGTTTAACCTACAAGGAAATGATGCAACCGCGTTAATTGGCGGGTCTGCAATTTGTATCCTCTTTACCGTTCATTTTTTCGTGTATAAGCATAAAGGGCTTGAAAAAATCACCGGCTATTTTATTGACGGATTTAAGTTCGGTTTTAAGGTTTTCGGCCCCGTCATCCCGATTGCCGCTTTCTTTTATCTTGGCGACTCAGGCTATGAAAGCATACTGGGCACTTCACTCCCTAAAGGTTCCCACGGCATTGTCAACGATCTTGGCATTGCTTTATCCCATATGATGCCTATGTCAAAGGAGCTTGCCGCCACTGCATTAACTGCCGCTGGAGCCATAACAGGCCTTGACGGCTCAGGATTTTCTGGCATTTCTCTCGCCGGCTCCATCGCAAAGCTCTTTTCGTCCGCTCTCCATGCCGATCCCGCTATTCTGACCGCGCTCGGACAAATCTCTGCCATCTGGGTGGGCGGAGGAACACTGGTCCCATGGGCTTTGATTCCCGCCGCGGCCATTTGCAAAGTTGATCCTTTTGAGCTTGCCAGAAAAAACTTCATTCCCGTCGCGATTGGCCTTTTGGTGACAACCCTCGCAGCTGTGATGATGCTTTAA
- the yhgB gene encoding hypothetical protein (Evidence 5: Unknown function) yields MKHTCPVCGFKDWLNRHMIMKAIILMKSARAAVFSSDLMSTRCSTRITHIEPSESIIAYRKNWLAEGCVIFSPECFPKHLQKANRGLRHHLIEQLKQINVHLPS; encoded by the coding sequence ATGAAGCATACTTGCCCAGTCTGCGGGTTTAAGGATTGGCTGAACCGCCATATGATCATGAAGGCAATCATTCTCATGAAATCTGCCCGTGCTGCGGTTTTCAGTTCGGATTTGATGAGTACGAGATGCAGCACGAGGATAACTCATATAGAGCCATCGGAAAGCATCATCGCCTATAGAAAAAACTGGCTTGCTGAAGGGTGCGTCATTTTTTCTCCTGAATGCTTCCCAAAACATCTGCAAAAAGCGAATAGAGGATTAAGGCATCATCTGATTGAGCAGCTGAAACAGATCAATGTTCATCTTCCATCATAA